The sequence TCTTCGGCATTTACGCTGTCCAGGCTTACCGCTACTGTTCTGGGCGGATGTTTTTCAAATACATCCCAGAGACCATCTGGAACCAGTGTGCCGTTGGTTTCAATGCCGAGGGTAAGTATTCCAGGATGTTCTACAGCTGTTCTGTATAATTCGGCAAAGTCAGATCTTAGAAGTGGTTCTCCACCTGTGAATTTAAGATTTTTAAGACCCAGCTCAACAGCCTGATCGAGCAAATCCACGAATTGCTCAGGTGAGAATTCACTGTTCAGCCTTTCCCGCGTTTGAAACGGGGTTTCACTTCTCTTTGGAGCTATCCAGCAGTGCTTGCAGGCAAGGTTGC is a genomic window of Candidatus Aegiribacteria sp. containing:
- a CDS encoding radical SAM protein codes for the protein MNIPPLRHLYVNPVGECNLACKHCWIAPKRSETPFQTRERLNSEFSPEQFVDLLDQAVELGLKNLKFTGGEPLLRSDFAELYRTAVEHPGILTLGIETNGTLVPDGLWDVFEKHPPRTVAVSLDSVNAE